The Nocardia sp. NBC_01329 sequence TCCAGCAATGTGCCCAACAGCAGCAGACGGTCCAGCGCCGCGCGCTGTTCCGGCGGCTGAGTCGCCCGCAGCAGCCCCACCACGCCACGGGTGGCGGGATCGTCCGGAGCCTGGCCGCTACGCCGCAGTTTCAACTCCGTGAGCAGCCGGGACAGCATCTCCGTAGTGGCCTCGTCACCGATCTCGCCGAGCACTTCGACGTTGTCCCGCATATACCCGGCCAGCCAAGGCGAGGCCGAGAACTGGACCCGGTGGCAGACCTCGTGCAGGCAGACCCAGAGCCGGAAATCGCTCGGTGCGACCCCCAGCACCCGCTCGACCCCGACGATATTGGGGGCCACCAGCAGCAGCGTGCCGTCGGGGCCGGTGAACGGGTCGTACTGACCCAGGATCGCGGTGGACAGGAACGCCAGCATGGCACCGACCTGCACCCCGGCGGGTTTACCGGTGAGCAGACCGGACTGTGCATCGGTGCCGGTACCGGTCAGTTGCGCCATGGAATCGGCCGCCGCCGCGATCCAGCCCGGCCGGTCGACGATCCGGGCCGCCGGTACGGGCTGATCGTCGAGCAGGCCGGTCACCGCGCGAACGGGCGCCTCGGCGCGCACCGAAGCCTCGATGAGTTCGGCCACGGCCTGCTCCGCGAGCGGGCGAGGAGTCCGCGGGCCGGCCGGTACCAATACGGCACCGGTACGGGCCGCCCAACGCCAATCCACCGACCCCGAGAACGTACGTCGCTCGTCGTCGGATCCCTCGGCCTCGGCCACGGTCCGGGCGCCGGGCCCGTCGGGACCTTGTCGAATCGTCATGCGCCCTCCAGCCGTCAGGAACATCCACAGTTGCGCAACGTGGCCGCGACGGCATCCAATGCGGGCCTGCTGACCTCCGGCGGCCGATCGCTCGACATCAGCGTGAAGGTCAGGACCCGGCCGTCACGATCCAGCACGTAACCAGCCAACGTACTGGCCACCGACAGAGTTCCGGTCTTGGCGCGCACCCACCCGGCACCGACCTGGTTCTGCGTGACATACCGGCTGCTCAGCGAGCCGGTACCACCCGCGACCGGCAGATAGTCCAGCATCGGCACCAAACGGCCGGACAACGTATCGGCGGCACTCTCGGGTCGGGTCTGCCGGCCCGCGCCCGCACCGAGAGGCGGCACGAGCGGAGCGGGCGCGCTGACGGTCGCCTCGGCTTCCGGCTCGGGCCCGGCAGCGGTAGTCAGGATCTGGTTCAGCAACCGAGCCGGAATCCGGTCGTCCACCGAGAGCCCGCTGCAGTCGAACATCGTCACCCCGGTCATATCGAAGTTGTGCTCGGCGAGCACCGCCGCCACGGCGGCCGCGGCTCCTTCGAACGACATCGGCCGCCCGGTCGCCTGCGCGACCTCCCTGCCGATGGTCTCGGCCAACACATTGTCCGAATAGACCATCATGTCGCGCAGGCGGTCGCGCAGCGGTGCCGAAGCCACCTCACCGAGCCGCTTGGTGCCCTGCGGCGCCGTACCGAGCCGGACCCTGGCCGGGTCGAGCCCGAGTTCGGTGGCCAGTCGACGGCCCACATCCAGCGCCGGGCTCCCCGATCGCGGCGAATACTCACCCGCCGGATCGAGCCGGCCACCATCGAGCATCACCGGCTCGAGCGGCGCGATGGACCCGCCGGGAATATCGATCGGATCCCAGCCCCGCGCCATGGTCTGACCCGAATAGACGGAGGTGTCCACCACGATCGTGTCGGCCCGGATATCGGCCTCGCGCACTTGACCGGCCAGATCCAGCAGACTCGCGGCGCCCGGGTAGTACCCCTCGCCGCCCGGCTGCGCGGTGAGCGTCGGATCACCCGCGGCCACCAGCACGATCTCGTTCGGCGAGGCCCCCGCCACGACCTTGGTCTGCACCCGTTGTTCGGCGGGCAGCGTCAACAGCGCCGCCGCGGTGGTCATGATCTTGGCCGTCGACGACGGCACCCGCGGCTCGTCGGCCCGTTCGCTCCACAGCACGGTGCCACTCGCGGCATCGGTGACCGACCCGGCGAAACCACCCAGGTCGGGGCTCGCGGCCACCGGACCGAGCGCCGCCGCGATCCCCGCCGGGCTCGGCGCCGGCGCGGTATCCAGGGCGGGTGAGACTTCCGGCGACACCACCACCGGAGCGGGCGGCGCGGCGACAGTGAGGCCACCGCGCCGGAACTCCGGCGTCCACGGCTTCAGGATCGCGGCGGCTACCGCCACCGCACCGGCCAGCACCACCAGCACGATGATCAACCATGTCCGTACGCCGCGGCGCCGGCGCCCGGCCGAACCGTTCATACTGCTGCCGCCCTGCACCACCACGTTGTCCGTCTTCTCCCTTGTCCCCAGCTATCACACCCGAGCCCCACTGAACCCATGTGCCCGCCGACAACAATATCGGTGTTCGGCTACCGTTCTCGGCGAACAACCGGGTGCGGCGGCGAGACCGGGCACCACGGCGCATCGTGAGAGCAGCGAAAGGAGCTGGCGTGGAGTTCGACGTCACCATCGAGATCCCCAAGGGTTCGCGCAACAAATACGAGGTCGATCACGAAACCGGGCGGGTGCGCCTCGACCGGTTCCTGTACACCTCTATGGCCTACCCGGCCGACTACGGCTACATCGAGAACACTCTCGGAGAGGACGGCGATCCGCTGGACGCGCTCGTCCTGCTGCCGGATTCGGTGTTCCCGGGCGTGATCGTCGAAGCGCGCCCTGTCGCCATGTACAGGATGACAGACGAGGCGGGCGGCGACGACAAGATCCTCTGTGTCCCGGCCGGCGACCCCCGTTGGGATCATATCCAGGACCTCGCCGATGTCCCGGAGTTCGAATTGGCTGCGATCAAGCACTTCTTCGAGCGGTACAAGGACCTGGAGCCCGGCAAGTTCGTCAAGGGCTCCGAATGGGTGGGCCGGGCGGAAGCCGAGGTCGAGATCGAGGCGTCCTTCAAGCGTCTGCAAGAACAAGGGCACTGAAGCCGGACGGGCTGAGGCCTGCACGGAGCTCGGGTGGACGGTGCACCACCAGGTCAGTGGTTACGTCGTTCGCCCGGGCTCGGGTTTCTGCTCCGAGCAGGGAGACTGTGTCTGTTCGCGAAGGTGAGAAGTGGACCTGTTCGCGAACGCGAGTAGCGGACCGGCTCGCAAACACAAGTAGCGGACCGGCTCGCAAACGCGAGAAGCGGACCGGCTCGCCAAGGTGCTGTGTTTTTGGCGCGCTGGCGCGCGCGGGGGTTGAGGCCCTGAAGTCTCGCCGTTCAGGCCTCGAGACTCGCGCCTTCGGCGCATGCGCTTCGAGGCCTGAACGGCGAGACGGCCTCAACCCTTTGGGTGTCTCGCAGAACTCGACTCACTGGGTTACGTAGAACTCGACTCAGTGGGTTACTTGGGGGGCTATCGGCCCTTGTATTCGGGGGTGCGCTTTTCGAATACTGCTTGGATGGCTTCGGTCAGGTCTTCTGAGGGGAGGAAGGCTGCGTTCCAGGCGGAGACGTAGCGCAAGCCCTCGGTGACCGTGGCGGAATTGCGCTGTCCCAGCACGTCCTTCACACCCTGCACCACCAGTGGTGGGTTCGCGGCGATTTCGCGCGCGGTCGCATGGGCTGCTTCCAGTGCGGCGTCCTGGTCGGTGAAAACATCGTTGACCAGGCCGATCTTCTCGGCCCGCGCGGCGTCGATGTCCTTGGCCGTGAAGGCCAGCTCGCGTAGATGCCCCTCCGAGATGATTCCGGGCAGCCGCTGTAGCGAGCCCACGTCCGCCACGATGGCGACCTTCGCCTCGCGGAGGCTGAACTTGGCTTCGGCGCTGGCGTAGCGGATATCGGCGGCGGCGATCAGATCCAGGCCACCGCCGATGCACCAGCCGGAGACCGCGGCGATCACCGGCTTGCGGCATTCGGCGACCGCGGTGATCGAAGCCTGCAGACGGCGGATATCGGCGAGGAAATCGGTACGCGGCGCGGCCAGCGCGCGGTCGGCCATCAGCGGGCCGAAGGTGCCGCTCATCGCGGGTAGGTCCAGGCCGTAGGAGAAGTGTTTCCCGGATCCGGTGAGCACGATCGCCCGAATCTCGGGGTCGGCGTCGAGGCCGCGGAAGATCTCCGGCAGTTCCCGCCAGAAATCCGGGCCCATCGCATTACCTTTGCCCGGCCCGGTGAGCGTCACGCGGGCGACGTGATCATCGGTTTCGACGGTGAAAGCCTGCCAATCTGTCATCTGTCCAGCCTAATGGGGACAGAATCGTCGGCGAGCGCCGTGCACCGGGCCGGTCGGGTCCGACGGCTGCCGCTCCGTGGCGAGGTCTGTCTTGTCCGGTCAGTGGGTAATCGGGCGCGAGACATCGCGGAGCGCTCTACCCTGTGCCCATGCGCAGGGCGCTTCCACAGATAACCTGCCGGGTCTCGGATACTCTGATCGCCCGTGGTCACCACGGGCTGATCGTCACCGCGCCGGAATCGGCGACCGGTCTTGTCGAGACCGCCCATGCCCTCGAGGTGGAGCTCGCGGCCCTGGTGCATTCGCAAGTCTTCCTGCTGGGCGACGACCCGGTCCTGCTCTTGATCTCGGCGGCCCACCGCGTGGATCCGGAACGCACCGGCGCGCGGTTGGAGGGACCGCTCATCCCGGCGCCACCTCATCTGGTGGTGCACTACACCGGGCAGCTCCCGGGCAGTGTCGCGCCGGTCGGTCATCCGGCGAACCTGCCCACCTGGGTGGATTCGAGGCTCGCGGAGCATCGGGAACTGTGGGCCGCGGGCGGTAGTCCTGGCACTGTCTTCCGCACCTCGTACCAGGAGCTGCTGCGGATCACCGCGGGGCTTTCCCTCGCCGTGGACTGACCTCGACGGCTGCCTTCCCGGACAGTGGACCAGCCCGCTCCGGTATGCCGATCCGGGCGTAGCGTCGGCGAGGTGACCGAAGCACCACGGCCCGACACCGGAATCCGGATCCCCCACGACCTCAGTGGTATCACCGCCGAGCAGTACCGCGCCTCCATGCGCCACTATCCGTCCGGAGTCACTATCGTGACGCTCCGTTCGGCCACCGGCCCGGTCGGATTCACGGCGACCTCGTTCGCCTCGCTCTCGCTGGACCCGCCGCTCGTGTCGTTCAACATCAGCGATACGTCTTCGAGCCTGGCGGCCCTGACCGCCGCCGACTCCGTCGTCATCCATTTCCTCGGTGAACACCAACGCCACCTGGCGCAGCGTTTTGCCCGGACCGCCGCGCACCGGTTCAGCGACCCCGCGCTGTGGAGCACCCTGGATACCGGCGAACCGGTGCTGCACGGCACCCCGCTCTGGTTGCGCACCACGGTGGAGCAACTCATCCCCATCGGTGACCACACTTTCGTGGTGGGCCGGGTGGTCCGGGTGCACGACGACACCGACGAGGAAGAAGGCGCCGCCGCTCCCCTGCTCTACTACAACGGCCGGTACTACCGGCCCACTCCGCTCACCGACGATATCGACCACCGGCTCGCCGACGGCATGGAATAGCGGCTCGCCGGGAGTATCGGCCGCCGCCCGCGACCTGCCCTGCTGACATCGAGTGTTACGAATCGCCTAGTAATCTGGTCACCCGGTCGACCGCTGTTTGCCGTGCGGTAACCCTCGTATGAGACAACCAGTCCGTCGGCTGGGCGATGGAAGGTGGGCCGGACACATGCGGTCGCAGGTGGATGCGGAGAGCGCGCTACGGCGGGCCGAGGCGGCGCCACCGCCGCGCACGCTGGTCGATATCGTCGCCGAGACGGCCGCCGTGTATCCCGACGCCCCCGCGATCGCGACCGCGGATCGCAGCCTGAGCTACGCCGAACTGCGCGTCGAGATCGAGAACGCGATACGGGACCTGGCCGCTGCCGGGGTCCGTCGCGGCGACCGGGTCGGGGTCCGGATGCCCTCCGGTACGTGGGAGCTCTATCTCACAATCCTGGCCGTGCTGCACGCCGGCGCGGCCTACGTCCCGGTGGACGCCGACGATCCGGAGGAGCGGGCCGAACTGGTCTTCACCGAAGCACGGGTAACGGCCGTGGCGACGGCCGACGGTATCCGTCCGGTCGTCGACCGCGCGGAGTCCCTGGGTGACGACCGGGCAATCGACGGGCGATCCGCCGCGCCACCCACGCCGGACGACGATGCCTGGATCATCTTCACCTCGGGGTCCACCGGGACACCCAAGGGTGTCGCGGTAACCCACCGCAACGCCGCCGCATTCGTCGATGCCGAGGCCCGCCTGTTCCTCCGCGATACTCCGCTCGGTCCGGGCGACCGCGTCCTGGCCGGTCTGTCGGTCGCCTTCGACGCCTCCTGCGAGGAGATGTGGCTGGCCTGGCGGCACGGTGCCTGCCTGGTGCCGGCCCCGCGCGCCCTGGTCCGCACCGGCGCCGATCTCGGGCCCTGGCTGGTCCGGCAGGGCATCACGGTGGTGTCCACCGTCCCGACCTTGGCCGCGACCTGGCCGGCCGAGGCCCTGGAATCGGTGCGGCTGTTCATCTTCGGTGGTGAGGCCGTCCCCCCCGAACTGGCCGAACGCCTCGCCGACCCCGACCGCGAGGTGTGGAACACCTACGGCCCCACCGAGGCCACCGTGGTCGCCTGTGCGGCCCTACTGGACGGGACCGGTCCGGTGCGGATCGGGCTGCCGCTGGACGGCTGGGATCTGGTGGTGGTCGACGCGGACGGCGAACCGGTCGGCGAGGGCGAGACCGGAGAACTGGTGATCGGCGGGGTCGGCCTGGCCCGCTATCTCGATCCGGCCAAGGACGCCGATAAATACGCGCCGCTGGACACACTCGGCTGGGACCGGGCCTACCGCAGCGGGGACCTGGTCCGAAACGAAGAGGCCGGCCTGATCTTCCTCGGCCGGGCCGACGACCAGGTCAAGATCGGGGGCCGCCGGATCGAACTCGGCGAGATCGACAACGCCCTACAACATCTTCCGGGTGTCGGTGGCGCGGCCGCCGCGGTCCGCACCACGGCCGCTGGGGCGCCTGTGCTGATCGGCTACCTCACCGGTGTCGCCGAGGACTACGATCTGGCCGCCGCCCGCACCCGGCTCGCCGGGCACCTCCCGGCCCCGCTCATCCCGCGCCTGGTGGTCGTACCGGAATTACCGACTCGCACCTCGGGCAAGGTCGACCGCAACGCCCTGCCCTGGCCGCTCGCCGACGCCGACAGCGCGGCCGAGCACGGGCTCACCGGAACCGCCGCCTGGGTCGCCCAACTGTGGATCAATGTCCTCGGTGCCGAGATCACCGGTGCCGACGCCGATTTCTTCGCCCTCGGCGGCGGCTCGCTGTCGGCCGCCCAGCTGGTCACCGCGTTGCGCGCGCGATATCCACGGGTCACGGTCGCCGAGGTGTACGACCATCCGCGGCTCGGGGCGCTCGCCGAACTGCTCGAGCAGAGCGCCCCTACCGCCGCCGCCGAAACGCGTCCGGTCCGGCCGACACCGCTGTCCGCGCAGTGGATCCAGGTCCTGGCCACGGTGGCGCTGACCACGTTGACCGGGTTGCAGTGGGTGACCTGGCTCGCCGTCGCATCCGGGGTCGCCGCGTGGTTCGAGTTGCTGCCCTGGCTGCCGCGCCTGTCCTGGTGGTGGACCGCGCTGCTGTTCGGAGTCTTCATCACCCCGCTCGGCCGGATGGCGATCTGTGTAGTGGGCGCCCGGACCCTGCTCGCAGGGGTGCGGCCGGGCAGTTATCCACGAGGCGGTTCGGTACATCTGCGATTGTGGGCGGCGGTCCGGCTGTCGGAGGCCAGCGGAGCGGAGAACCTCTCCGGCGCCCCGTGGATGGTGCCGTTCGCCCGCGCGCTGGGCGCAAAGGTGGGCGAGGGTGTCGACCTGCACACGCTGCCCCCGGTGACCGGCATGCTCGAACTCCGGGACGGGTGCAGTGTGGAACCCGAGGTCGACCTGTCCGGCTACTGGATCGACGGCGATATCGTGCACATCGGTCCGATCGTGGTCGGCCGGGGCGCGGTGGTCGGCGCGCGGTCGGTACTGCTGCCCGGTACGAGAATCGGGCGCGATGCGGAGATCGCGCCCGGTTCCGCGGTGTCCGGGAAGGTGAAGGCCGGACAGGAATGGGCCGGTTCACCGGCGGTCAAGGTCGGGAGAGCCCGGCACCGCTGGCCGGCGGAGACCCCGGAGCGGGCGGCGCACTGGGTCCTGGCGTTCGGGATCGGTTCGCTGGCATTGGGAGCGCTGCCGCTGTTCGGGCTGGCGGCGGGTCTGGTGGTGATCACCTGGGGTATCCGCGATACCGCCGATTTCGGGGCCGTTGTGCTGCCCGCATTGCTGTGGTTGCCGGTCGCCACTGTCTTCAGCCTGGTGGTCTACGCGGTCACGACGGTGGTCGCGGTGCGGCTGCTCAGTATCGGCCTCACCGAGGGGTATCACCCGGTGCGCAGCCGAGTCGGCTGGCAGGTATGGGCCACCGAACGGCTGCTGGACTCGGCCCGTACCTTCCTGTTCCCCCTCTACGCCTCGCTGCTCACCCCGGTCTGGCTGCGTCTGCTGGGCGCGAAGGTGGGAAAACACGTGGAAGCCTCCACGGTGCTGCTACTGCCGAAGTTCACCACGGTCGCCGACGGCGCCTTCCTGGCCGACGACACCATGGTGGCCAGTTACGAACTCGGCGGCGGCTGGCTGCACATCGGTGAGGTGAAGGTCGGCAAACGCGCGTTCTTGGGGAATTCCGGTATGGCCGCGCCCGGCCGGCGGGTACCGAAGAACGGTCTGGTCGCCGTGCTGTCCGCGGCGCCCACCAAGGCGAAGGCGGGATCGTCCTGGCTGGGTAGCCCGCCGGTCCGGTTGCGCCGGGCCGCGGGTGCCGCCGATGCCGACCGCACCTTCGATCCGCCGCTGCGATTGCGGATCTTCCGCGGTGCCTTCGAAACCTGTCGGCTGGCCGCGGTCGTGGTGACCTTCGCCATCGGTATCGGGGTCCTGCTGAGTCTGGCCGGGCTGGCCGATCGGTTCGGGTATCCGGCGGCGGCGCTGCTCTCGGGTGTGGTGCTGATGGTCGCCGGCGCGGTGGCCTGCGCGAGCGCGGTCACCGCGAAATGGGTGCTCATCGGCCGGATCCGGCCCGGTGAGCATCCGCTGTGGAGTTCGTTCGTCTGGCGCAACGAGGTATCGGACGCCTTCGTGGAAACCGTCGCGGCACCCTGGTTCGCCCGCGCGGCGACCGGTACGCCCGTACTGAACCTGTGGTTGCGCGCACTCGGCGCGAAAATCGGCAGCGGGGTATGGTGCGAGTCCTACTGGCTTCCGGAGGCAGACCTGGTGACACTCGGTGACGGCGCGACCGTGGAACGCGGTTGCGTGGTGCAGACCCACCTGTTCCACGACCGCATCATGGCCATGGACACCGTGACTCTGGAACCCGGCGCCACCCTCGGCCCGCACTGCGTCGCACTCCCCGCCGCCACGATCGGCGCCGCCGCCACCGTGGGCCCGGCCTCCCTGGTCATGCGCGGCGATACGGTGCCGGCCTCCACCAGATGGTGGGGTAATCCGATCGCCCCCTGGTCCGGGCCGGTAGCCGAACTCGATACCGATCCGGCCGAAGAGGAGACGGACAGCTGATGGGGAGCAGGTTCTACGACGCCCCCATCGACGACTATCTACCGCAGAACGGCAACCGGGGCTATCGGGTATCGCGGTACGAACTGGACCTGAACTACAAGGTCGCCAGTAACCGGCTCGCCGGGCGAGCGGTGATCACCGCCGTCACCACCACCGAACGCCCGCGTTTCTCCCTCGATCTCTCCCAAGCCCTGGCTGTGTCGAAAGTGCTGATCAACGGCAGCAAAGCCGGTAAGTACATCCATCAGCGCGGCAAACTCACCGTCACCCCACGCGAGCGCATACCCGCCGGCGGGATCCTACAACTGGTGGTGCAGTACGCCGGCGCTCCGAAACCGGTGCGCGGCCCCTGGGGTGAGGTCGGCTGGGAAGAGCTCACCGAGGGCTCGCTGGTGGCCAGTCAGCCCAACGGCGCCGCGTCCTGGTTCCCCTGCGACGACCATCCCAGTTCCAAGGCGAGCTACCGGATCTCCGTCACCACCGATACCCCGTACTACACCCTCGCCAACGGCGAATTGGTCGGCAAACTGACCAAAGCCGGTCAAACGACCTGGGTCTACGAACAGACCGAGCCGATGGCGACCTATCTGGCGACCGTGCAGATCGGGCGTTACCGCAGACACCAGCTGACCGACCGGCATGCGCCGGTCCCGATCCACGCCGTGCTGCCCGCTTCGCTGCGCGCCGCCTTCGACCACGATTTCGCCAGGCAACCCGAGATGATGTCGGTATTCAGCGACCTGTTCGGCCCGTACCCGTTCCAGAGCTATTCGGTGGTGGTCACCGAGGACGAACTCGAGATCCCGATCGAAGCCCAGGGCATCTCGATCTTCGGTGCCAACCACTGCGACGGCCGGCGCGGCGCCGAACGGCTGGTCGCACACGAACTCGCACACCAGTGGTTCGGCAACAGCCTCACTATCCAGCACTGGTGCGATATCTGGCTGCACGAAGGTTTCGCCTGCTATGCGGAATGGATCTGGTCGGAGGCCGCTCATGGGCCGACCGCTGATCAACTTGCCCGCGCGACCTGGCACACCCTGCGCCGGGAGCCGCAGAACATCATGGTCGGCGACCCCGGCCCGACGCTGATGTTCGACGACCGGGTCTACAAACGCGGGGCACTCACCCTGCACGCGCTGCGGCTCGAACTCGGTGACACCGCCTTCTTCCGGCTCATCCGCGATTGGACGGCCCGGCACCGCCATGCTTCGGTATCCACCGAGGAATTCACCGACCTGGTCGGCCATTACAGTGTGACGCCGATGCAGCCGCTGTGGCAGGACTGGCTGTATTCCGAACCGCTGCCACCACTGCCGCCGGTCGGTGGCGGCGCGGGGCGGCGGGGTCAGAACACCAGGTAGCGACCCGCGAGTTGTTCGATCAGCGGATCGTCCTCGGCGACACTGTCGAGCGCGTCGAGGTCGGCGACCACGGCGATGAGTCGCGGATCCTCGGGCTCACTACCCGCCGGGCCGTCCTCGGCCAGTTGCCGCCGCAATTTTTCGCGGACCCGGTCCTTGAGTGAATCGCGCATCTGTTGCCTCGTCTGTCAGACCGGCGTCAGCCAGGTGCCCCAGGGGGTGTTTCGCAGCACCGTATAAACGGTGATCGCGCCGAGCAACGTCCACATCGTGACACTGTTGATCCCGGGCAGGCGCGGTCCGTCACCGCGCCACGCACGGATCACCCAATCACCCACCCACAGCGCGTAGAGCGCGAGCACCGGCAGCGCCAGCAGGTTGCTGTGCAGGGAATCGACGATATGTCCCTCGGTCAGGTTGTGCACTGCGCGCATACCCCCGCAGCCGGGGCAGTACACACCGAACAGCGCATAGACCGGGCACAAACCGTAGGCGCCCTCCACATGCGGATCGCGCAGGTGGAGCAGCAGCACCGCCGCCGCACCTGCGGCCGCCGCCGCACCCGGTAGTAGGACTCCGCGCCATCCGGCCGACCAGGTGCCGCCGTCCGCCTCGTCCGCTTCCGGAATCCGCGGTTCCACCAGCCCTCGCGGTTCGGCTGCATCGGAGTCGTTCACATCTCTCACGGTAGCCGCGACGCCCGGGTTGACGCCACAACCAACGGAGGTGCTTGCTCCGTTTCCACAGCTCCAGGTATAGAACTTCCGAAAAATGGGCACCCTTGGCTAACAGTGGCCCGTGCCGCACCGATATTCGGGACAACAACAACATCTCGGAAGACGCGTACCGGAACGGCGCTTGCTCTTGTAAGCACCCAGCTTGCAGAGCTACCGTGTCAGCAGGCACAAAGGAGTGTTCTGATGCTGGTGAAGTCGATAACCGCGCTATCGCAGGCGCATCAAGGCGCATTGACCGCGCCGTACCGGGCTACGTTGCGTGCGCGCCGATTCCGAACGTCGCACTACAACGCGCCGATCGCCGTCCCCGAGGTCATCCCCGTGACCACTGCCGACGGCGCCCGCCTGCGAGTGCACTCCTACGGTCCCGCCGACGCCGAGCCGATCGTGCTCATCCACGGCTGGAGCTGTTGTATCGAGTACTGGCACCCCCAGATCAACGCCTTCGCCGACCGTTACCGCGTGATCGCCTACGACCAGCGCGGCCACGGCGACAGCACGCTCGGTCGCACTCCACTCGGCGACCGCACCCTCGCCGACGATCTCGCCACCGTCCTCGAGGCGACCCTGCGGCCGGACGAGCAAGCTCTACTGGTCGGGCACAGCATGGGTGGGATCACCCTGCAGGCCTGGGCGGCCCGCCATCCACAGCAGGTGGCCCGGCGCGCCCGCGCGGTCGTCCTCGCCAACACCACCTCGGGCAATATCCGCTACGACACCGATCTGCTGCCGCTGCTGAACAAACCGCTCAGCGTGGGTAATCTGCCGCTGACCTTGCTCGGGTCGCCGATCCGGCTGCCGATGATCGTCGCGGAGTCCATCCTCACGACGCCCCTCCCACTGCCCGGCGGCTGGGCGGTCAGGGAGATCCTCAAACAACGCATCATGGCCCGTGGCGCCACCAACGAGCAGGCCGATTTCGCCCTGAACATCGTGCGCTCGTGCCGCCCGCTGGCCCGTGGCCGGCACGCCGCGATCCTGGCGGATCTGCAGCTCGGCGCGGCCGCGGCGAATCTGACCGTGCCCACCACGATCATCGCCGGCCGCTACGACCGGCTGCTGCCGGAACGGATGTCGCGACTCATCGCCGACACGATGGAAGCGGCCGGGCACCGGCCCGATTACCAGGTCTGGCCCACCGGCCATCTGGGCAATATCGAGCGGATCGACCATTTCAACACCGAGCTCACCGCCATCCTGAACCGCACCAGCTCCCGGTCTGCGGCCGCGGGCTGAGCGGAAGTCCCCGAGTGCGGTCAGTGTCGCCCGGCTCGGTGGACCCTCCGCACCCGCCCGGGGCCTACGGGATCCGGGACGGAATATCGGTTGCGGCGCGTCGTTGCACGCAGGGGACGACCGCAACCGATAGGACTGGATCATGCGTGCAGCGACCTATGACCGGTACACCACCGACAACAGCGATATGCGAGTGCGTGACCTGCCGAAACCCAAGGTCTTCCCCGGGTCGGTGCTGATCGAGGTGCGCGCGGCGGGGGTGAACCCGGTCGACTGGAAGCTCATGTCGGGCGCCTTGGACGGCCTGATCGATGCCGTCTTCCCGGTGATCCCAGGTTGGGATGTCGCCGGGATCGTGGTCGAAACGGGTATCGACACCCCCGAATTCGAGGTCGGCGACGAGGTAATGGCCTACGCCCGCAAGGACGTCCTGCAGGCCGGAACCTTCGCCGAACTGGTCGCGGTCGAGGCCGCACACGTGGCACGCAAACCGGTGGATCTGCCCTGGGAACAGGCCG is a genomic window containing:
- a CDS encoding zinc-dependent metalloprotease: MTIRQGPDGPGARTVAEAEGSDDERRTFSGSVDWRWAARTGAVLVPAGPRTPRPLAEQAVAELIEASVRAEAPVRAVTGLLDDQPVPAARIVDRPGWIAAAADSMAQLTGTGTDAQSGLLTGKPAGVQVGAMLAFLSTAILGQYDPFTGPDGTLLLVAPNIVGVERVLGVAPSDFRLWVCLHEVCHRVQFSASPWLAGYMRDNVEVLGEIGDEATTEMLSRLLTELKLRRSGQAPDDPATRGVVGLLRATQPPEQRAALDRLLLLGTLLEGHADHVMDAVGPSVVPSVEQIRMAFDRRRTRPANPVQRLLRALLGIDAKVAQYVRGKAFVDEVVGTVGMERFNVVWTDADTLPRTDEIDEPRRWIARVLD
- a CDS encoding D-alanyl-D-alanine carboxypeptidase/D-alanyl-D-alanine-endopeptidase — translated: MNGSAGRRRRGVRTWLIIVLVVLAGAVAVAAAILKPWTPEFRRGGLTVAAPPAPVVVSPEVSPALDTAPAPSPAGIAAALGPVAASPDLGGFAGSVTDAASGTVLWSERADEPRVPSSTAKIMTTAAALLTLPAEQRVQTKVVAGASPNEIVLVAAGDPTLTAQPGGEGYYPGAASLLDLAGQVREADIRADTIVVDTSVYSGQTMARGWDPIDIPGGSIAPLEPVMLDGGRLDPAGEYSPRSGSPALDVGRRLATELGLDPARVRLGTAPQGTKRLGEVASAPLRDRLRDMMVYSDNVLAETIGREVAQATGRPMSFEGAAAAVAAVLAEHNFDMTGVTMFDCSGLSVDDRIPARLLNQILTTAAGPEPEAEATVSAPAPLVPPLGAGAGRQTRPESAADTLSGRLVPMLDYLPVAGGTGSLSSRYVTQNQVGAGWVRAKTGTLSVASTLAGYVLDRDGRVLTFTLMSSDRPPEVSRPALDAVAATLRNCGCS
- a CDS encoding inorganic diphosphatase; this translates as MEFDVTIEIPKGSRNKYEVDHETGRVRLDRFLYTSMAYPADYGYIENTLGEDGDPLDALVLLPDSVFPGVIVEARPVAMYRMTDEAGGDDKILCVPAGDPRWDHIQDLADVPEFELAAIKHFFERYKDLEPGKFVKGSEWVGRAEAEVEIEASFKRLQEQGH
- a CDS encoding crotonase/enoyl-CoA hydratase family protein: MTDWQAFTVETDDHVARVTLTGPGKGNAMGPDFWRELPEIFRGLDADPEIRAIVLTGSGKHFSYGLDLPAMSGTFGPLMADRALAAPRTDFLADIRRLQASITAVAECRKPVIAAVSGWCIGGGLDLIAAADIRYASAEAKFSLREAKVAIVADVGSLQRLPGIISEGHLRELAFTAKDIDAARAEKIGLVNDVFTDQDAALEAAHATAREIAANPPLVVQGVKDVLGQRNSATVTEGLRYVSAWNAAFLPSEDLTEAIQAVFEKRTPEYKGR
- a CDS encoding YbaK/EbsC family protein, with product MRRALPQITCRVSDTLIARGHHGLIVTAPESATGLVETAHALEVELAALVHSQVFLLGDDPVLLLISAAHRVDPERTGARLEGPLIPAPPHLVVHYTGQLPGSVAPVGHPANLPTWVDSRLAEHRELWAAGGSPGTVFRTSYQELLRITAGLSLAVD
- a CDS encoding flavin reductase family protein — protein: MTEAPRPDTGIRIPHDLSGITAEQYRASMRHYPSGVTIVTLRSATGPVGFTATSFASLSLDPPLVSFNISDTSSSLAALTAADSVVIHFLGEHQRHLAQRFARTAAHRFSDPALWSTLDTGEPVLHGTPLWLRTTVEQLIPIGDHTFVVGRVVRVHDDTDEEEGAAAPLLYYNGRYYRPTPLTDDIDHRLADGME